The following coding sequences lie in one Thermodesulfovibrionales bacterium genomic window:
- a CDS encoding MFS transporter, which produces MAPPQTTYRNPWLFVPTLYFGEGLPYVLINTISVILFKRMGVDNADIAFWTSWLYLPWVIKMFWAPLLDITWTKRTWVLASQGAMASILVFIAYAVGRPDFFFPSICAFMAGAFISATYDTATDGYYMLALTGRDQAFFTGLRSGFYRLAMIFGSGLLVYLAGVAETVSGSIPAAWMTILGISGGIFMIAGLYHYAVLPHPTTDRSRLTAGAVRRPAFRDVFSAYFRQEKIGVLVAFILFYRLGEAMLLKLVSPFLLDGRPDGGLGLTTSEVGLVYGTVGIIALVLGGVLGGWLISRYGLRRCTWPLVITMHLPDLFFVYMAYALPPLAMVYPLVALEQFGYGMGFTVFTVYLMYAVKGPYKTSHYAISTGIMAIGMMLPGFISGWVQQKVGYPLFFVIVCLLTVPGMLTIPFLPNKEGAVPNSTQ; this is translated from the coding sequence ATGGCGCCGCCGCAAACCACATACCGCAATCCATGGCTCTTCGTTCCGACACTCTATTTTGGTGAGGGTCTGCCCTACGTCCTCATCAACACGATATCGGTCATACTCTTTAAGAGGATGGGTGTGGACAACGCGGACATCGCCTTTTGGACAAGCTGGCTCTACCTTCCTTGGGTGATAAAGATGTTCTGGGCTCCGCTCCTCGATATCACATGGACCAAGCGTACCTGGGTGCTTGCATCCCAGGGGGCGATGGCGTCGATTCTCGTCTTCATCGCCTATGCGGTAGGCAGACCGGATTTCTTTTTCCCCTCAATCTGCGCGTTCATGGCCGGCGCCTTCATCTCTGCGACCTATGATACCGCCACTGACGGGTATTACATGCTCGCCCTCACGGGAAGAGATCAAGCCTTCTTCACCGGCCTTCGGTCCGGATTCTACCGGCTTGCGATGATTTTCGGTTCGGGGTTACTCGTGTATCTCGCAGGAGTTGCCGAGACCGTATCGGGGAGTATCCCTGCCGCCTGGATGACGATCCTCGGTATCAGTGGCGGGATCTTTATGATCGCCGGGCTCTATCATTATGCGGTTCTCCCGCACCCGACGACCGACCGCAGCCGTCTGACTGCAGGCGCCGTCCGAAGACCTGCATTCAGGGATGTCTTCTCCGCCTATTTTAGGCAGGAAAAGATAGGCGTTCTCGTGGCTTTTATACTGTTTTACCGTTTGGGCGAGGCGATGCTGCTTAAACTGGTCTCGCCGTTTCTGCTGGATGGCCGACCTGATGGAGGGCTTGGGCTTACCACATCGGAGGTCGGCCTCGTCTATGGTACGGTAGGCATTATCGCGCTGGTGCTGGGAGGAGTGCTTGGGGGCTGGCTCATATCCCGGTATGGACTCCGCCGATGCACCTGGCCGCTCGTGATCACGATGCACCTCCCTGACTTGTTCTTCGTCTACATGGCGTATGCACTGCCCCCCCTTGCGATGGTTTATCCTTTGGTGGCGCTGGAGCAGTTCGGTTACGGCATGGGGTTCACTGTCTTTACGGTCTATCTCATGTACGCTGTCAAAGGCCCGTACAAGACCTCCCATTATGCCATCTCAACGGGTATAATGGCGATCGGCATGATGCTCCCCGGGTTCATCTCCGGCTGGGTTCAACAAAAGGTCGGTTATCCCCTCTTCTTTGTAATTGTATGCCTTCTCACCGTCCCCGGCATGCTTACCATCCCGTTTCTTCCAAATAAGGAAGGAGCCGTCCCGAATAGCACACAATAA